One part of the Prosthecobacter vanneervenii genome encodes these proteins:
- a CDS encoding YhcH/YjgK/YiaL family protein, with protein sequence MILDTLDNSARYESLNSRFAKAFAYLRTVDGTQPLGRFDIDGDHCFALVQTYETKTMDKAKFEAHRKYIDIQFIHSGRETILWAPLAAMKEETMAYNEEKEAALWKLIPDVTPLHMSGGHFAILYPQDAHAPCIEWDKPEQVFKVVIKVAVE encoded by the coding sequence ATGATCCTCGACACCCTCGACAACTCCGCCCGCTACGAGTCTCTCAATTCGCGTTTTGCCAAGGCCTTTGCCTATCTACGCACGGTGGACGGCACGCAGCCGCTGGGGCGCTTTGACATTGATGGCGATCACTGCTTTGCGCTGGTGCAGACCTATGAGACCAAGACGATGGACAAAGCCAAGTTTGAGGCGCACCGGAAGTATATCGACATCCAGTTCATCCACAGCGGGCGCGAGACCATTCTCTGGGCACCGCTGGCGGCGATGAAGGAGGAGACGATGGCCTACAATGAGGAAAAAGAAGCTGCGTTGTGGAAGCTGATTCCTGATGTGACTCCGCTGCACATGAGCGGCGGGCATTTTGCCATTCTCTATCCGCAGGACGCGCACGCGCCATGCATCGAATGGGACAAGCCAGAGCAGGTCTTCAAAGTCGTGATCAAAGTGGCGGTGGAGTAG
- a CDS encoding LysR family transcriptional regulator — protein MQQYLTRKPFDLYALHLFHLVARHRSFTRAAREAGLSQSALTRQMQSLEERLGLTLINRTTRSVEITEAGLFLAAEATRLIGGVSSALDGLQAEFGSARPEIRVSVSRTLAMAHMPGLFHANHQRHPEVICRVSYNASSAILTALEAGEIDIGVLCPPSPLPDSIKVTHRFKDAFELIAPASVAAKAPIKRAASFKLWLAAQSWLHIAPETNTGRNLRRWLKRQQLNLPPAMELDSFDLIINLVASGFGLAFVPRRALALYRRKESIVTLPFPERFERDLVAVTRTHRKLPRHVGQFVENILF, from the coding sequence ATGCAACAATACCTCACCCGAAAGCCTTTCGATCTGTACGCCCTGCATCTGTTTCACCTCGTCGCCAGACACCGCAGCTTCACACGGGCGGCACGCGAAGCCGGGCTGTCACAAAGCGCGCTCACCCGACAGATGCAGTCTTTGGAGGAGCGTCTTGGCCTGACATTGATCAACCGCACAACGAGGTCAGTTGAGATCACTGAGGCGGGACTCTTTCTCGCGGCGGAAGCCACACGACTGATTGGCGGCGTATCATCAGCACTGGATGGTCTGCAGGCGGAGTTTGGCTCCGCGCGTCCTGAGATCCGTGTGAGCGTCTCGCGGACGCTGGCCATGGCTCACATGCCCGGGCTTTTTCACGCCAACCACCAGCGCCACCCCGAGGTGATATGCCGCGTGAGCTACAATGCCAGCAGCGCCATCCTCACGGCCTTGGAAGCTGGGGAGATAGATATTGGCGTCCTGTGCCCGCCTTCACCATTGCCGGACTCCATCAAGGTCACCCATCGCTTCAAAGACGCATTTGAACTGATCGCCCCTGCGTCCGTTGCAGCCAAAGCTCCGATCAAAAGAGCCGCCTCATTCAAGCTTTGGCTGGCCGCGCAGTCCTGGCTTCACATCGCGCCAGAAACAAACACCGGAAGAAACCTGCGCCGCTGGCTCAAGCGCCAGCAGCTCAACCTCCCGCCAGCGATGGAACTGGACAGCTTCGACCTCATCATTAACCTCGTCGCCTCCGGTTTCGGTCTCGCCTTTGTGCCTCGCCGCGCGCTCGCACTTTATAGAAGAAAAGAATCCATCGTCACACTGCCATTTCCTGAGCGTTTTGAACGCGATCTCGTGGCAGTGACGCGCACGCACCGCAAACTGCCACGCCATGTCGGTCAATTTGTGGAGAATATCTTGTTTTAG
- a CDS encoding tetratricopeptide repeat protein, with translation MTSLPTAPCQNRRMAWLWPLAWLTALVIRLIYFWQIHDTELAQALLGDAEVYDAWARRIAAGAWMGDRVFYQAPLYPYFLGVIYALGGHSLVLVRLVQIVAGAFSCVFLGMAAEHFISRRAGLIAAALMAACPTLIFFDCLIQKSVLDVFFLSVVLLMAAKAAHQKQALQWLCLGASIGLLTLTRENALVMLPLLLAWAWQHARRRALLLVLAGTACVLLPVAMRNQLVGGEFHLTTSQMGPNFYIGNNAHANGGYQPLVPMHGHAQHEQTDAVELAERETGRKLTAGEVSNFWMTKSLNFIRAEPWPWVKLMARKWLLVWNAHELGDTEEQSAYAEHSSLLRWLSVFLHFGVLCPLASLGAVWLWPRRRELWIFPAVALTYAASVAAFYVFARYRLPLVPVAILLAAGGIAGIRDHIRRPVPASTWKGLAVLLATAVLVNWPVTSGQTEGMVTLQNLGGYFVEQREFERAIANYEKVLKHVPDSLEAHAGMGSALLELKRVHEAVPHFEKALQLNPKLADLENNLGNALAALGRQSAALEHFEKALLLKPGSAEICYNLGNSLLQMRRIAEAVAMYEKSVQIDSEFAESHNNLGSLLFQMGRPEEALHHFRSCVALRPKAAGAHANLGVVLSKTGHPAEAVREYETALEADPAQTAAMSNLAWILATCPDPAVRNGTRAVELASKADDITQHASPDVLRTLAAALAETGRFPEARQTINTAINLLESQGNHGLAEALKSEREWYQAGRPFREMP, from the coding sequence ATGACCAGCCTTCCTACAGCCCCCTGCCAGAACCGCCGCATGGCCTGGCTGTGGCCGCTGGCATGGCTGACAGCACTGGTAATTCGCTTGATTTACTTCTGGCAGATTCACGACACCGAGCTGGCCCAGGCACTGCTGGGAGATGCCGAAGTCTATGACGCCTGGGCAAGGCGAATTGCAGCCGGTGCGTGGATGGGGGACAGGGTGTTTTACCAGGCTCCGCTGTATCCATACTTTCTCGGCGTGATTTATGCCCTGGGCGGGCACAGCCTGGTGCTGGTGCGTCTGGTGCAGATCGTGGCAGGAGCTTTCTCGTGCGTTTTTCTGGGAATGGCGGCGGAGCATTTCATCTCACGCAGGGCGGGCCTCATCGCAGCTGCATTGATGGCAGCATGTCCCACATTGATCTTTTTCGACTGCCTGATTCAGAAATCTGTGCTGGATGTGTTCTTTCTGTCAGTGGTTTTGCTGATGGCTGCAAAAGCCGCACATCAGAAGCAGGCTCTGCAGTGGCTCTGTCTGGGAGCATCCATAGGACTGCTGACGCTGACACGCGAAAACGCACTGGTGATGCTACCGCTCCTGCTGGCCTGGGCATGGCAGCACGCCCGGAGACGTGCGCTGCTGCTGGTGCTGGCAGGCACGGCGTGCGTGCTGCTGCCAGTGGCGATGCGCAATCAACTGGTGGGAGGGGAGTTTCATCTGACCACGTCGCAAATGGGGCCGAACTTTTACATCGGCAACAATGCCCATGCCAACGGTGGCTACCAGCCGCTGGTGCCCATGCATGGCCATGCCCAGCATGAGCAAACAGATGCCGTGGAGCTGGCTGAACGTGAAACTGGACGCAAGCTCACGGCGGGAGAGGTCTCAAATTTCTGGATGACCAAAAGCCTGAACTTCATCCGCGCAGAGCCCTGGCCATGGGTGAAGCTGATGGCGCGCAAGTGGCTTCTCGTCTGGAATGCGCACGAGCTGGGCGACACTGAAGAACAGAGCGCCTACGCCGAGCATTCGTCACTGCTGAGATGGCTGTCCGTGTTTCTGCATTTTGGTGTGCTCTGCCCGCTGGCGTCGCTGGGTGCCGTATGGCTGTGGCCGCGCCGCCGTGAGCTGTGGATCTTCCCCGCCGTGGCACTGACCTATGCCGCCAGTGTGGCCGCATTTTATGTCTTCGCCCGGTACCGGCTGCCGCTTGTCCCGGTCGCTATTCTGCTGGCCGCAGGAGGCATCGCCGGGATCCGCGATCATATCCGCCGGCCCGTCCCAGCATCAACATGGAAGGGCCTGGCGGTGCTGCTCGCAACCGCCGTGCTGGTGAACTGGCCCGTGACGTCCGGCCAGACGGAAGGCATGGTCACGCTGCAAAATCTCGGCGGCTACTTTGTCGAGCAGAGAGAATTTGAACGCGCCATCGCCAACTATGAGAAAGTGCTGAAGCATGTGCCTGACTCCTTGGAAGCACACGCAGGCATGGGCAGTGCACTGCTGGAGCTGAAACGAGTGCACGAGGCAGTTCCGCACTTCGAAAAAGCGCTGCAACTGAACCCGAAACTGGCCGATCTGGAAAACAACCTGGGCAATGCACTGGCCGCACTAGGCAGACAGTCGGCGGCGCTGGAGCACTTTGAAAAAGCGCTGCTGCTCAAGCCGGGCTCCGCCGAGATCTGCTACAACCTCGGGAACAGCCTGCTGCAGATGAGACGCATCGCCGAAGCCGTGGCGATGTATGAGAAGTCAGTCCAGATTGATTCTGAGTTCGCCGAATCGCACAACAACCTTGGCTCCCTGCTCTTCCAGATGGGCAGGCCTGAGGAGGCTCTGCATCATTTCCGCAGCTGTGTGGCCCTGCGGCCCAAAGCGGCCGGCGCCCACGCAAATCTCGGAGTGGTGCTGTCAAAGACCGGTCATCCGGCAGAGGCCGTGCGTGAGTATGAAACAGCCCTGGAGGCAGATCCGGCGCAGACGGCTGCTATGAGCAATCTTGCCTGGATCCTCGCCACATGCCCCGACCCTGCGGTGCGCAACGGCACCCGTGCCGTGGAGCTCGCGTCCAAGGCTGATGACATCACCCAGCATGCCAGCCCGGATGTATTGCGCACGCTGGCTGCAGCACTGGCGGAAACCGGCCGCTTCCCGGAAGCCCGGCAAACCATCAACACAGCCATCAATCTGCTGGAATCCCAGGGAAACCATGGTCTGGCCGAAGCGCTGAAAAGTGAGCGCGAGTGGTATCAGGCTGGAAGGCCTTTCCGAGAGATGCCTTAA
- a CDS encoding ferredoxin, translating to MPNIEDRLPQNAPGRFYVDNSCTDCDLCRNLAPDFFRRDDDIGQSFVFRQPVTEEEIQLCMDALGGCPAESIGEVE from the coding sequence ATGCCAAACATCGAAGACCGTCTCCCGCAAAATGCCCCCGGCCGTTTCTACGTCGATAACAGCTGCACTGATTGCGACCTCTGCCGCAACCTGGCACCCGATTTCTTCCGTCGCGATGACGACATCGGGCAGAGCTTCGTTTTCCGCCAGCCTGTAACCGAGGAGGAAATCCAGCTTTGCATGGATGCACTTGGCGGCTGCCCGGCTGAATCAATTGGCGAGGTGGAGTGA
- a CDS encoding Calx-beta domain-containing protein, giving the protein MIKILAAWVAFSATVFAGTLNKDVLYVTQVPVPDEILSSSNHDITLTRMSIASAMQNPQATPENAPRGGALWIRYANGTRRNLTNAAGYGGAVDANFNATGFQGASSIAVAHPFMHWSGTKAIFAMVVGAPTSTSDTTVFHWQLYEITNFASGQTPVITLVSGQPTNYNNVYACYDTQDRIIFVSDAPRNLDAALYPQLDEYLSQPTNTGLWRLDRANGNELVQIVHTPSGAFSPFIDSAGRVIFVQWDHLSRDVFATYDRVPNTSIGETWTQTSNGNRTYDSEAANSGYTAGTTANYATYNNYPEPRNFDKTALAAGVNINGLAFNQFFPWECREDGSSHEVQNHAGRHEISPSFTKSFTDDPVLVNSTATGNRTVHMFNVVEDPVTPGRFYATSIPEFGTHSAGSLLSYDLGISTNPDSLTLNLVTPFVNVPNTALGQSPLGSPVSIYRNPTPLSDGTLLAVHTLADQYDNNSGTATSPKSRYSFRLRMLILSGATYVADTSNNPTSPANVSLSYIANGQTLTYSGAPLWELDPVEVLNRSASKPAQLNSAIASVEQGVFDSVGVHAPTFQNYLKTRNLAVVVNRNSTHRDAADKQQPFNLKVSWSSTQTLSSTYQNGDKIYDIGYLQILQSDAIRGYQPAGLPAGGWPGRRIMPMPLHQNLSEMPTVQGTPSGAVKLGTDGSWAAVVPARRAVSWHLMDGTGTKSVIKERYWVNFAPGEVRTCAVCHGVNTKDQANNLGVPTNAPQALVDLLNFWKGNNPPGAVQHASPSAIAQKNAGTASLTVTRTGGSTGPATVSYTTANGIATAGADYTAVSGLLSWLDGDTAPKTISIPVANTATIGASKNLSVTLSSPLYASLGGATTATLTINETPFNAWLYTNLGAAGANAPTAAPAGDADNDGLANLVEYALGSLPGNAASANAPTSRLNGSHLEMTYTSQQSGVTCIPEVSGDLVTWTTDTTDVTPGGSPAGMKVVRDNVASTASSWRFIRLRVTMP; this is encoded by the coding sequence ATGATAAAAATCCTCGCTGCATGGGTCGCGTTCAGCGCCACAGTTTTCGCCGGAACCCTGAACAAGGACGTGCTCTACGTCACGCAGGTTCCGGTGCCGGATGAGATTCTGAGCAGCAGCAATCATGACATCACACTGACGCGCATGAGCATCGCCAGTGCGATGCAGAATCCGCAGGCGACGCCGGAAAACGCGCCTCGTGGCGGTGCACTGTGGATCCGGTATGCGAATGGCACCCGACGCAATCTGACCAATGCCGCCGGCTATGGCGGTGCGGTGGACGCCAACTTTAACGCCACCGGATTCCAAGGGGCCAGCAGCATCGCGGTGGCGCACCCCTTCATGCATTGGAGCGGGACGAAGGCCATCTTTGCCATGGTGGTGGGCGCACCCACATCCACCTCCGACACCACGGTGTTTCACTGGCAGCTGTACGAGATCACCAACTTTGCCTCAGGCCAGACGCCCGTGATCACGCTGGTGAGCGGGCAGCCGACCAACTACAACAACGTCTATGCCTGCTACGACACGCAGGACCGCATCATCTTTGTCTCCGATGCTCCGCGCAATCTTGATGCCGCGCTTTATCCGCAGTTGGATGAATACCTGTCCCAGCCGACGAACACGGGGCTGTGGCGTCTGGACCGTGCGAATGGCAACGAGCTGGTGCAGATCGTGCACACGCCATCCGGGGCGTTTTCGCCCTTTATCGACAGCGCAGGGCGCGTCATCTTTGTGCAGTGGGACCACCTCTCCCGCGATGTCTTCGCCACCTATGACCGTGTGCCGAACACGAGCATTGGGGAAACGTGGACGCAGACCAGCAACGGGAACCGGACCTATGACAGTGAAGCGGCCAACTCCGGCTACACCGCAGGCACCACGGCCAACTACGCGACCTACAACAACTACCCTGAGCCGCGAAATTTTGACAAGACCGCACTCGCCGCCGGAGTGAACATCAACGGGCTTGCCTTCAACCAGTTCTTCCCGTGGGAGTGCCGCGAGGACGGCTCCAGCCATGAAGTGCAAAATCATGCGGGCAGACATGAGATCAGCCCCAGCTTCACCAAGAGCTTCACGGACGATCCTGTGCTGGTGAACTCGACGGCCACCGGCAACCGTACGGTGCACATGTTTAATGTGGTCGAAGATCCGGTGACGCCGGGCCGATTTTACGCCACGAGCATTCCGGAGTTTGGCACGCACTCAGCAGGCTCGCTGCTGAGCTATGATCTGGGCATCAGCACCAATCCGGATTCACTGACGCTGAATCTCGTGACTCCGTTTGTGAATGTGCCGAACACCGCGCTGGGGCAATCACCGCTGGGCTCGCCGGTGAGCATTTACCGCAATCCCACGCCGCTGAGCGACGGGACGCTGCTGGCGGTGCACACGCTGGCGGACCAGTATGACAACAACTCCGGTACGGCCACGAGTCCGAAGTCGCGCTATAGCTTCAGGCTGCGCATGCTGATCCTGTCTGGCGCGACGTATGTGGCGGATACTTCCAACAATCCCACGTCGCCGGCGAATGTGAGCCTCAGCTACATCGCGAACGGGCAGACGCTGACTTACTCGGGCGCGCCGTTGTGGGAGCTGGACCCCGTGGAGGTGCTGAACCGCAGCGCGTCAAAACCGGCGCAGCTAAACAGCGCCATCGCCAGTGTGGAGCAGGGCGTGTTTGACTCCGTGGGCGTGCACGCGCCGACGTTTCAGAATTATCTCAAGACGCGCAACCTGGCCGTGGTGGTAAACCGCAACTCCACCCACCGTGACGCCGCCGACAAGCAGCAGCCTTTCAATCTGAAGGTCTCATGGTCCTCCACGCAGACGCTGTCTTCCACGTATCAAAATGGGGATAAGATCTATGACATCGGCTATCTGCAGATCCTGCAGTCAGATGCCATCCGTGGCTACCAGCCTGCAGGTTTGCCTGCTGGTGGCTGGCCGGGGAGGCGCATCATGCCGATGCCGCTGCACCAAAACCTGTCTGAAATGCCGACGGTGCAGGGGACACCCAGCGGTGCGGTGAAGCTGGGGACGGATGGCTCGTGGGCGGCGGTGGTGCCCGCGCGGCGCGCAGTGAGCTGGCATCTCATGGACGGCACCGGGACCAAGAGCGTGATCAAGGAGCGCTACTGGGTCAACTTTGCCCCCGGCGAGGTGCGCACCTGCGCGGTGTGCCATGGGGTAAACACCAAGGATCAGGCCAACAATCTCGGCGTGCCGACCAATGCCCCTCAGGCTCTCGTTGATCTGCTGAACTTCTGGAAGGGCAACAACCCGCCCGGTGCCGTGCAGCATGCCAGCCCCAGCGCCATAGCACAGAAAAATGCAGGCACCGCATCACTGACCGTGACGCGCACCGGCGGCAGCACGGGCCCTGCGACGGTGAGCTACACGACCGCCAATGGTATCGCTACTGCTGGTGCCGACTACACCGCTGTCAGCGGTCTGCTGAGCTGGCTGGATGGCGATACCGCGCCGAAAACGATCAGCATCCCGGTGGCCAATACCGCGACTATTGGAGCGAGCAAAAACCTCAGCGTCACACTGAGCAGCCCGCTGTATGCCAGCCTGGGCGGCGCCACGACTGCGACGCTCACGATCAATGAGACACCTTTCAACGCCTGGCTTTACACCAATCTGGGGGCGGCGGGAGCGAATGCGCCCACGGCCGCACCTGCTGGAGACGCGGACAACGATGGGCTGGCGAATTTGGTGGAATATGCGCTTGGCAGTCTGCCAGGGAATGCGGCCTCGGCCAATGCTCCCACCAGCCGGCTGAATGGATCTCATCTCGAAATGACCTACACGAGCCAGCAGAGCGGTGTGACGTGCATTCCCGAAGTCTCCGGAGACCTGGTGACCTGGACCACCGACACCACCGATGTGACTCCAGGCGGCAGCCCGGCTGGCATGAAGGTCGTGCGTGACAATGTGGCCAGTACGGCGTCCTCATGGCGCTTTATCCGGCTGCGTGTGACCATGCCCTGA
- a CDS encoding DUF1501 domain-containing protein, with translation MITRRQLLQTSGQGFGALAFHSLAAAETTHRSQVVPPKAKRVVQLFMAGAASHIDLFDYKPALIKHHGEDADFGEQVEAFQNGLGPWKKPVWDFKPYGQSGKMLSDAVAPLGACADDMAFVHSMVGKTGVHSQGTLLQATGFNLPGFPGAGCWVSYALGSISDNLPTFVVLPDHRGFASNGPKNWDSAFLPSQHAGTIIYPGAETPIADLFPHKAGRYISAKSDREGFALLEKLNRRHLTMHETDSRLESRIQSYELAAKMQLAAPEALDISKESDAMKAMYGIQEHRKVWPTEINAEEEADYMGRKCLAARRLLERGVRFVQIWSGNDNGFPRRNWDSHEDVERDHGPLAWGMAKAVSALILDLKQRGLLDETIILCTTEFGRMPSTQGGKGRDHNPYVFTNWLCGGGIQGGVTVGESDQWGYKPLDRSNPTTCYDIHATMMHLLGIDHTQLTFRHNGIDRRLTDVHGQVIKGLIT, from the coding sequence ATGATCACCCGCCGCCAGCTGCTGCAGACCTCCGGTCAGGGATTTGGCGCGCTCGCGTTTCACTCGCTGGCCGCTGCCGAGACCACGCACCGCTCCCAGGTGGTGCCGCCAAAGGCCAAACGCGTGGTGCAGCTTTTCATGGCGGGCGCGGCCAGCCATATCGACCTCTTTGATTACAAGCCCGCCCTGATCAAGCACCACGGTGAAGATGCTGACTTTGGCGAGCAGGTGGAGGCTTTTCAAAACGGTCTCGGCCCCTGGAAAAAGCCGGTGTGGGACTTCAAGCCCTACGGCCAGAGCGGCAAGATGCTGAGCGATGCCGTGGCCCCTCTCGGTGCCTGTGCCGATGACATGGCCTTTGTGCACAGCATGGTGGGCAAGACCGGCGTGCACTCGCAAGGCACGCTGCTGCAGGCCACGGGATTCAACCTGCCCGGCTTTCCAGGCGCGGGCTGCTGGGTGAGCTACGCACTGGGGTCTATCAGCGACAACCTTCCCACCTTCGTCGTGCTGCCGGATCATCGAGGCTTTGCCTCGAACGGACCGAAGAACTGGGACAGCGCGTTTTTGCCCTCGCAGCATGCTGGCACGATCATTTATCCCGGCGCTGAGACACCCATTGCAGACCTGTTTCCGCACAAGGCCGGGCGGTATATCAGCGCAAAGTCAGACCGTGAGGGCTTTGCGCTGCTGGAAAAACTCAACCGCAGGCACCTGACAATGCACGAGACGGATTCGCGGCTCGAAAGCCGCATTCAGAGCTACGAACTCGCCGCCAAGATGCAGCTGGCTGCACCGGAGGCACTGGACATCTCCAAAGAGTCCGACGCCATGAAGGCGATGTATGGCATCCAGGAGCATCGCAAAGTCTGGCCCACCGAGATCAACGCTGAAGAAGAAGCCGACTACATGGGCCGCAAGTGCCTGGCCGCACGCCGCCTGCTGGAGCGCGGGGTGCGTTTCGTGCAGATCTGGAGCGGCAATGACAACGGCTTCCCAAGACGCAACTGGGACAGCCACGAAGACGTGGAGCGCGATCACGGTCCCCTCGCCTGGGGCATGGCGAAAGCGGTGTCAGCCTTGATCCTCGACCTGAAACAGCGCGGGCTGTTGGATGAGACGATCATTCTCTGTACCACCGAGTTTGGCCGCATGCCCAGCACCCAGGGCGGCAAGGGGAGGGACCACAACCCCTACGTCTTCACCAACTGGCTCTGCGGCGGCGGTATTCAGGGCGGTGTGACCGTCGGCGAAAGTGACCAGTGGGGCTACAAGCCGCTGGATCGCAGCAATCCCACGACTTGCTACGACATTCACGCCACGATGATGCATCTGCTGGGGATTGATCACACGCAGCTAACGTTTCGTCATAATGGCATTGATCGACGGCTGACGGATGTGCACGGGCAGGTGATCAAAGGGCTCATCACATAA
- a CDS encoding glycosyltransferase family 2 protein, with the protein MIISPMHPSGANHDLKHAARSVSVIMPAFNEAFCIGACLERVLRQPAVTEVIVVDDGSSDATAAEVERRMASEPRLRLQRHPRNLGKGAALRTGFACATGDIVVVQDADLEYDPEDYEALLRPLLQGRADVVFGSRFLGGGAHRVLYFWHAVGNALITFFSNCFTGLNLSDVEVGPKLFRREVVAGMTICEQRFGVEPELAARVAALRVRVYEVPISYHGRTYAEGKKVGWRDGVRALWCIVKYGISTRWGGC; encoded by the coding sequence GTGATCATCTCTCCTATGCACCCGTCTGGCGCGAACCATGATCTGAAGCACGCCGCAAGGAGTGTGAGCGTGATCATGCCTGCCTTCAACGAGGCTTTTTGCATCGGCGCCTGCTTGGAGCGTGTACTGCGCCAGCCTGCCGTGACCGAGGTCATTGTGGTCGATGACGGCTCCTCGGATGCCACCGCCGCTGAGGTGGAACGCAGGATGGCCTCCGAGCCGCGTCTGCGGCTGCAGCGCCATCCGCGCAATTTAGGCAAAGGAGCCGCTCTGCGCACCGGCTTTGCCTGCGCCACCGGGGACATCGTGGTTGTTCAGGATGCCGATCTGGAATACGACCCCGAAGACTACGAGGCGTTGCTGCGGCCGCTGTTGCAGGGGCGGGCGGATGTCGTTTTTGGTTCGCGTTTCCTCGGCGGTGGCGCGCATCGCGTGCTGTATTTCTGGCACGCTGTGGGCAATGCGCTCATCACCTTTTTTTCCAATTGCTTCACCGGTCTGAACCTCAGCGACGTGGAGGTGGGGCCGAAGCTCTTCCGCCGTGAAGTGGTCGCCGGCATGACCATTTGTGAGCAGCGTTTCGGTGTCGAGCCCGAGCTCGCAGCCCGTGTCGCGGCGCTCCGGGTACGTGTATACGAGGTGCCCATCTCTTACCATGGCCGCACCTACGCTGAAGGCAAAAAAGTCGGCTGGCGTGATGGGGTGCGGGCGTTGTGGTGCATCGTCAAATATGGCATCTCCACACGGTGGGGCGGCTGCTAA